A genomic window from Bacilli bacterium includes:
- a CDS encoding dihydrolipoamide acetyltransferase family protein: MSKIKPQGTKVAIPHLAESLVSATIGKWLVKPGDIVQEYDTLCELITDKVNADMPSPVAGTVLELLAEEGETLSVGEPICLIAEAGGPEGRDGGDAPGAATEESEAAPATEEHVRQRYSPAVRKLAAEHGVDLRRIAGTGLGGRITRKDVLQAIAQKGAAQEAEAGPSGAAAFVAAESGTKPEKLPVRTTGLHLSESPRIPQIAVDEGDGDRREYFIDVTPIRNTIATRMRQSVAEIPHAWTVIEADVTNLVMLRNKLKEDFKRKEGVNLTYLAFMIKAVVNAIKDYPIINSVWAVDKIIVKRDINISLAVGTEDSVLTPVIKKADQKNIAGLAREIDELSHKARSGTLRLDELQGGTITVNNTGSFGSILSYPIINYPQAVNLTFESIVKRPVVIQDMIAVRSMVYICLSLDHRILDGVICGRFLQRLKENLESYGPDTKLY; the protein is encoded by the coding sequence ATGAGCAAAATAAAGCCACAGGGGACGAAAGTCGCTATTCCCCATCTGGCGGAAAGTCTGGTCTCGGCGACGATCGGCAAATGGCTCGTAAAACCGGGAGATATCGTGCAGGAATATGACACTTTATGCGAGCTGATTACGGACAAAGTAAATGCCGACATGCCTTCGCCCGTAGCCGGAACGGTTTTGGAACTGCTGGCGGAAGAAGGGGAAACGTTATCGGTCGGCGAGCCGATTTGCCTGATCGCGGAAGCGGGCGGACCGGAAGGTCGCGATGGCGGCGATGCGCCCGGCGCCGCGACGGAGGAAAGCGAAGCCGCGCCAGCCACGGAAGAGCATGTGCGGCAGCGCTATTCGCCGGCAGTGCGAAAGCTTGCGGCGGAGCACGGAGTCGATTTGCGCCGAATTGCCGGCACCGGGTTGGGGGGAAGAATTACCCGCAAAGATGTGCTGCAGGCGATCGCGCAAAAAGGCGCGGCGCAAGAGGCGGAAGCCGGGCCATCAGGCGCCGCGGCGTTTGTCGCGGCGGAATCCGGGACCAAGCCGGAGAAGCTGCCTGTCCGCACAACCGGGCTGCATTTGTCGGAAAGTCCGCGCATCCCGCAAATTGCGGTGGACGAAGGCGACGGGGACAGACGGGAATATTTTATCGACGTGACGCCGATCCGCAACACGATTGCGACCAGGATGCGGCAAAGCGTGGCGGAAATTCCGCACGCGTGGACCGTAATCGAAGCCGATGTGACGAATCTGGTGATGCTCCGCAACAAGCTGAAGGAAGACTTCAAACGCAAGGAAGGCGTAAACCTGACGTACCTCGCTTTCATGATCAAGGCAGTGGTCAATGCGATCAAGGATTATCCGATTATCAACTCGGTGTGGGCCGTCGACAAAATTATCGTCAAGCGGGATATCAACATCTCTTTGGCCGTCGGCACCGAGGATTCGGTTTTGACCCCGGTCATCAAAAAAGCCGACCAGAAAAATATCGCCGGGTTGGCGCGGGAGATCGACGAGCTTTCGCACAAAGCGCGTTCAGGCACGCTGAGGCTAGACGAACTGCAAGGCGGGACCATTACGGTGAACAATACGGGTTCGTTCGGATCCATTTTGTCATATCCGATCATCAACTACCCGCAAGCGGTCAATTTGACGTTCGAGTCGATTGTGAAACGCCCGGTCGTCATTCAGGATATGATCGCCGTCCGCTCGATGGTGTACATTTGTTTGTCGCTTGACCATCGCATTTTGGACGGCGTTATCTGCGGCCGGTTTTTGCAGCGGTTAAAAGAAAATCTGGAAAGTTACGGGCCGGACACCAAGCTGTACTGA
- a CDS encoding alpha-ketoacid dehydrogenase subunit beta, giving the protein MAVIKYLDAIVSAMREEMRRDERVFVLGEDVGVRGGVLNTTKGLYREFGEERVLDTPLAESSIVGVAVGAAMYGMRPIAEIQFADFIFPATNQIVSEAAKIRYRSNNDWNCPVVIRAPYGATGGGSLYHSQCPESVFFGTPGLKMVAPSTPYDAKGLLKAAIRDDDPVLYFEHKKCYLSQSQEVPDDDYIVPIGKADVKRDGTDLTVITYGYTVHFALQAADELAKEMGIQALVLDLRTLQPLDKEAILQAAAKTGKVLVIHEDNKTGGVGAEVSAIIAEELLFDLDAPIARLCPPDVPAVGMNPPTEKFFLLNKEKVKAAMQRLAEF; this is encoded by the coding sequence ATGGCGGTCATCAAGTATTTGGATGCGATTGTTTCCGCGATGCGCGAAGAGATGCGGCGTGACGAACGCGTTTTTGTGCTTGGCGAAGATGTCGGCGTGCGCGGCGGCGTATTGAATACGACGAAGGGATTGTATCGGGAATTTGGCGAAGAGCGCGTTTTGGATACACCGTTGGCCGAGTCCAGTATCGTCGGGGTTGCGGTTGGTGCGGCCATGTATGGAATGCGCCCGATCGCGGAAATTCAATTCGCCGATTTTATTTTTCCGGCGACCAATCAGATTGTGAGCGAAGCGGCGAAAATACGCTACCGCTCCAACAACGACTGGAATTGTCCGGTTGTCATCCGCGCGCCGTATGGCGCGACCGGAGGCGGGTCTCTTTACCATTCGCAATGTCCCGAGTCCGTATTTTTCGGCACGCCCGGTTTGAAAATGGTCGCCCCGTCGACGCCGTATGACGCCAAGGGGCTGCTGAAAGCGGCCATCCGCGATGACGACCCGGTTTTGTATTTTGAACATAAAAAATGCTATTTGTCGCAAAGCCAGGAAGTGCCCGACGACGACTATATCGTCCCGATCGGCAAGGCGGATGTAAAACGCGACGGTACGGATCTGACCGTTATCACGTACGGTTACACGGTGCATTTCGCGCTGCAGGCGGCGGATGAACTGGCAAAAGAGATGGGAATTCAAGCGCTGGTGCTTGATTTGCGTACGCTTCAGCCGCTGGATAAAGAAGCGATTCTGCAAGCTGCGGCCAAAACGGGCAAAGTATTGGTGATACATGAGGACAATAAAACAGGCGGGGTCGGCGCGGAAGTTTCGGCGATCATTGCCGAGGAATTGCTGTTTGATCTGGATGCGCCGATCGCGCGGCTGTGTCCGCCCGATGTGCCGGCGGTCGGCATGAACCCGCCGACGGAAAAATTTTTCCTGTTGAACAAAGAGAAAGTAAAGGCGGCCATGCAGCGGCTTGCGGAATTTTAA